In a single window of the Amycolatopsis sp. cg5 genome:
- a CDS encoding helicase-associated domain-containing protein, with product MEPEEPLVGLLIKLNRGELAELLANRPDALDAPWPRRMSDLGDRLCQPESIELAITKLTAPELQVLSVIQLKIAQGDHEGVAVSAVAELLGTTDRAIGEVVGALSRHALAWLEYGVIQVPTGMPTNGHRRFRLGRPLAHELASITVEYLKAKCAVLGLPTNGRRQELYDSLVDYLRDGARVRDLVSVAPDGAAELLHKLVWEDSEIRLGHSIQHTHYAQLGSPLHRETPANWVIDRGLVYPSYSGVASMPLEIGLALRGRDYHLPFTPDPPQVALCPVAPERVATESSAAALRLLDRVVTVVGSAAVEAIPLIKTGRIGARTIAKLAKELGAEIDEIRVALDLAGATGLLAVEIPMMPESSGRGRRPASKPPEFLHPSDDFPRFRELDAAAQLTRLLRSWWDFRWASTADEKTVRATLGEDPHEAHELVRHLAVRLLAGLEPGTGLIDPEQFAALAAWHLPAISGDILRVLVAATLTEARIVGVSASYAASDLAFALLRGNLEQAAETAVSNACGSALFGTDLTAIVTGPPSTELANLLDRVADRETQGSASTWRFSPASVRRAYDNGASLDGVLETLRAVARGELPQPLTYLLNDVARRHGEVGVTDVGCVVVGEDPALLAEIAAHRKLAKLGLRAIAPTVLTSTMDAATTLAALRDSGYAPVHRADDGTVVIREERIAPPPEPEYALPSPQVPAKPEDPYAHADRLIAATGRPPKPLKRGALMNVFPGKRTAAWVRLILQLESGFPVIIGYQGETLVVSDPELDGDYLDVWLPKLGEYRRLDVKLIMPT from the coding sequence ATGGAACCCGAAGAACCGTTGGTCGGCCTCCTCATCAAGCTGAACCGAGGCGAGCTCGCCGAACTGCTCGCCAACCGCCCGGACGCGCTCGATGCGCCCTGGCCTCGACGGATGTCCGACCTCGGTGATCGACTGTGCCAGCCGGAGTCGATCGAACTCGCCATCACCAAGCTCACCGCGCCGGAACTCCAAGTGCTGTCGGTGATCCAGCTGAAGATCGCACAGGGTGACCACGAGGGGGTGGCGGTTTCGGCGGTCGCCGAACTACTCGGCACCACGGACCGCGCGATCGGAGAGGTCGTCGGCGCGCTCTCCCGTCACGCGCTGGCATGGCTCGAATACGGCGTGATCCAGGTGCCGACGGGCATGCCGACCAACGGCCACCGGCGTTTCCGGCTCGGCAGACCGCTGGCGCACGAGCTGGCGTCGATCACCGTGGAGTACCTCAAGGCGAAATGCGCCGTGCTCGGCCTTCCGACGAACGGACGCAGGCAAGAGCTGTACGACAGTCTGGTGGACTACCTGCGTGATGGCGCGCGCGTGCGCGACCTGGTCTCCGTCGCGCCGGACGGCGCGGCCGAGCTGCTGCACAAACTTGTTTGGGAAGACAGCGAAATCCGGCTGGGGCACTCCATCCAGCACACGCACTACGCGCAGCTGGGCAGTCCGCTCCACCGCGAAACCCCGGCGAACTGGGTCATTGACCGTGGCCTGGTCTATCCGTCTTACAGCGGCGTGGCGTCCATGCCGCTCGAAATCGGGCTGGCGCTGCGCGGCCGTGACTACCACCTGCCGTTCACCCCGGACCCGCCGCAGGTGGCGCTCTGCCCGGTCGCGCCGGAGCGGGTCGCGACCGAGTCTTCGGCGGCGGCGCTGCGGCTGCTCGACCGGGTCGTCACCGTGGTCGGCTCGGCGGCCGTCGAGGCGATTCCGCTGATCAAGACAGGCCGGATCGGCGCTCGCACGATCGCCAAGCTGGCGAAGGAACTCGGCGCGGAAATCGACGAGATCCGGGTCGCGCTCGACCTCGCAGGCGCGACAGGGCTGCTGGCGGTCGAGATCCCGATGATGCCGGAGTCGTCGGGACGGGGCCGCCGTCCCGCGTCGAAGCCGCCCGAGTTCCTGCACCCGAGCGACGACTTCCCCCGCTTCCGCGAACTCGACGCGGCCGCCCAGCTGACCCGGCTGCTGCGCTCGTGGTGGGACTTCCGGTGGGCGTCGACCGCGGACGAGAAGACCGTTCGCGCGACGCTCGGCGAGGATCCTCATGAGGCGCACGAGCTGGTCCGGCACCTCGCTGTCCGGCTGCTCGCCGGGCTCGAACCCGGAACCGGGCTGATCGACCCCGAGCAGTTCGCCGCGCTCGCCGCCTGGCACCTGCCCGCGATCAGCGGCGACATCCTGCGCGTGCTGGTCGCCGCGACACTGACCGAAGCGAGGATCGTCGGCGTCTCGGCGTCTTATGCCGCGAGCGACTTGGCGTTCGCGCTGCTCAGGGGCAACCTCGAGCAGGCGGCCGAGACGGCGGTGTCGAACGCGTGCGGGTCGGCGCTGTTCGGCACCGACCTGACGGCGATCGTCACCGGCCCGCCCAGCACCGAGCTGGCCAACCTGCTCGACCGCGTCGCCGACCGCGAAACCCAGGGTTCGGCGTCGACCTGGCGGTTCAGTCCCGCCAGCGTCCGGCGCGCGTACGACAACGGCGCGTCGCTCGACGGAGTGCTCGAAACGCTGCGCGCGGTGGCACGCGGCGAGCTGCCCCAGCCGCTGACGTACCTGCTCAACGACGTCGCGCGGCGCCACGGCGAGGTCGGCGTGACCGACGTCGGCTGCGTAGTGGTCGGCGAGGATCCCGCACTGCTCGCCGAGATCGCCGCGCACCGGAAGCTGGCGAAACTCGGCCTGCGCGCGATCGCCCCGACCGTGCTGACGTCCACAATGGACGCCGCGACCACGCTGGCCGCCTTACGGGACAGCGGTTACGCGCCCGTTCACCGCGCGGACGACGGCACGGTGGTCATCCGCGAGGAGCGCATCGCCCCGCCACCCGAGCCCGAGTACGCGCTGCCGAGCCCGCAGGTCCCCGCCAAGCCGGAGGACCCGTACGCGCACGCGGACCGGCTGATCGCGGCGACCGGCCGCCCGCCGAAGCCGCTGAAGCGGGGCGCGCTGATGAACGTGTTCCCCGGCAAGCGCACAGCGGCCTGGGTGCGGCTGATCCTGCAGCTGGAGTCGGGCTTCCCGGTGATCATCGGGTACCAGGGCGAGACGCTGGTGGTCAGCGACCCTGAGCTGGACGGCGACTACCTCGACGTGTGGCTGCCGAAGCTCGGCGAATACCGGCGGCTGGACGTGAAGCTGATCATGCCGACGTAG
- a CDS encoding TIGR02677 family protein: MDRVPTDMFRFTQGDRAELYTAILHAFSESGERMETTLGLDDVRNGLREVGWFDAVEDADLARALEQLRNWQLLDVVQNHAENYRTASEYERRNLRYSLTGRGAAAFAGVRHALGALTSSGALQTAVLEAIADRLKRLADALDDPSDRRVFATLMELEGHLDALRGNAKRFTGELHRLLRAEGADLATFHEVKGATITYLEEFLTNLDQRTHLIAAGIERVDVERLHRRALAGADLPPAAGETARTDWLAQRRTQWDALLAWFKPADGGPARVEQLHTVARRAIVTLLQVLDRISESRRRASSAVADFRELARWFAAAPAEADLHRLWSTAFGMGAARHAHLGHLDPELVPANTSWADAPPVEVSALLRTSGRTERFTRAGKVRDVSAIKAARAVRARAERAELQEAWRRLATDGEVRLSAFGELDHELFQRLLDMLGRALSASPDSTGVRRGATSDGKVELILRQPPDSRAAVLSTPRGRFAGPDFLVDIRVAGGRS; encoded by the coding sequence ATGGACCGCGTGCCGACGGACATGTTCCGTTTCACGCAAGGCGATCGCGCCGAGTTGTACACCGCGATCCTGCACGCGTTCAGCGAGTCGGGCGAGCGCATGGAGACCACGCTCGGGCTCGACGACGTTCGCAACGGGCTGCGCGAGGTCGGCTGGTTCGACGCGGTCGAGGACGCCGACCTGGCCAGGGCGCTGGAGCAGCTGCGGAACTGGCAACTGCTCGACGTGGTGCAGAACCACGCCGAGAACTACCGGACGGCGAGCGAATACGAGCGCCGCAATCTGCGGTACTCGCTGACCGGGCGTGGTGCGGCCGCGTTCGCCGGCGTCCGGCACGCGCTCGGCGCGCTGACCTCGTCCGGCGCGTTGCAGACCGCGGTGCTCGAAGCGATCGCGGACCGGCTCAAACGGCTCGCCGACGCGCTCGACGACCCGTCGGACCGCCGCGTCTTCGCCACGCTGATGGAGCTCGAAGGTCATCTGGATGCCTTGCGCGGCAACGCCAAGCGGTTCACCGGCGAGCTGCACCGGCTGCTGCGCGCGGAAGGCGCGGACCTCGCCACGTTCCACGAGGTCAAGGGCGCGACGATCACCTACCTCGAAGAGTTCTTGACCAACCTCGATCAGCGCACGCACCTGATCGCCGCCGGCATCGAGCGCGTCGACGTCGAGCGGCTGCACCGCCGTGCGCTCGCCGGCGCGGATCTGCCGCCGGCAGCGGGCGAAACGGCTCGAACCGACTGGCTGGCGCAACGCCGGACCCAGTGGGACGCCTTGCTCGCCTGGTTCAAGCCTGCGGACGGCGGCCCCGCGCGCGTCGAGCAACTGCACACGGTCGCCCGCCGGGCGATCGTCACCTTGCTGCAGGTGCTGGACCGGATCAGTGAATCACGCCGTCGCGCCAGCAGCGCGGTCGCCGATTTCCGTGAGCTGGCAAGGTGGTTCGCCGCCGCGCCCGCCGAGGCCGATCTGCATCGCCTGTGGTCGACGGCGTTCGGCATGGGCGCCGCGCGGCACGCGCATCTCGGTCACCTCGATCCGGAACTGGTGCCGGCCAACACGAGCTGGGCGGACGCGCCGCCGGTCGAGGTTTCCGCGCTGCTGCGGACTTCCGGCCGGACGGAGCGGTTCACCAGGGCGGGCAAGGTCCGCGATGTCAGCGCCATCAAAGCCGCTCGCGCCGTGCGAGCCCGCGCCGAGCGCGCCGAACTGCAGGAGGCCTGGCGCAGGCTCGCGACCGACGGCGAGGTCCGGTTGTCGGCGTTCGGTGAACTCGATCATGAGTTGTTCCAACGGTTGCTGGACATGCTCGGCCGCGCTTTGTCTGCTTCGCCGGATTCGACCGGTGTCCGCCGCGGCGCGACCAGCGACGGGAAGGTCGAGCTGATCCTGCGGCAGCCGCCCGATTCCCGGGCGGCCGTGCTGTCCACGCCTCGGGGTAGGTTCGCCGGACCTGATTTCCTGGTCGACATCCGGGTCGCGGGAGGCCGCTCGTGA
- a CDS encoding exonuclease domain-containing protein: protein MNDLIDTLQLFRGAPFSAGPADFTAIDVETTGLHPGHIVELAAVRTRADGTLVSELSTLVNPGHGIDPGPVNIHRITRRQLDGAPSFAEVLGDFADICRGSVLVAHNLSFEKRFLEGEISRLRLSMPVLPGVCTVSATKVALTLPNYRLATIAGALGLGDYAAHTALADARICSKLISSLVTTHQLGFARRPVLAELPRWQSTRSLLPRPGDRTAVAGGWMAGLLDRMQLETPGATDKALEDAYVDLLADALSDQHISPEETRALTAMAATAGLAERDVRRIHEVFVRSMRRVAESDGAITSAEERELRQVATALRVPDLVRDLRVTETVVVTGRAEGMRVLVLGASPAADELRASLLSVGVRLAKNLTASVTHLVVGAEVVETEPRLGRARELGVAVVPMAEAAARLGLSARPTPQRPIPEPRPVVLESAVTFPPVAAAPPMWEPVRQTVPVPVPARPRKELVWIGRGVMAVGLFLMFLTVISMFGGLSVGGGLFFGLFGLSGLLGGWALVDRNSPHPASGVPQ, encoded by the coding sequence ATGAATGACCTCATCGATACGTTGCAGCTGTTTCGTGGTGCCCCGTTCTCGGCTGGTCCGGCTGATTTTACCGCCATCGACGTCGAGACCACGGGACTGCATCCCGGCCATATCGTCGAACTTGCGGCGGTTCGCACGCGCGCGGACGGGACTCTGGTCTCGGAGCTGTCCACTCTGGTAAACCCAGGGCATGGCATTGACCCGGGTCCGGTGAACATCCACCGGATTACAAGACGGCAGCTGGACGGTGCACCTTCGTTCGCCGAGGTGCTCGGCGACTTCGCGGACATCTGCCGGGGGAGTGTGCTGGTCGCGCACAACCTCTCGTTCGAGAAACGTTTTCTGGAAGGTGAGATTTCCAGACTGCGACTGTCTATGCCGGTTTTGCCCGGTGTCTGCACGGTTTCCGCGACAAAGGTGGCGCTTACGTTGCCGAATTACCGGTTGGCGACGATCGCCGGTGCGCTCGGCCTTGGTGATTATGCTGCACACACCGCGCTCGCAGACGCTCGAATCTGCTCGAAGCTGATTTCTTCGCTGGTCACAACCCATCAACTGGGATTTGCTCGGCGGCCCGTGCTCGCTGAATTGCCACGGTGGCAATCGACGCGAAGTCTCCTGCCGAGGCCCGGCGACAGGACGGCGGTGGCCGGCGGCTGGATGGCCGGTCTCCTGGATCGTATGCAGCTCGAAACCCCGGGTGCGACGGACAAGGCGCTCGAAGACGCGTATGTCGACCTGCTCGCCGACGCGCTGTCCGACCAGCACATCTCGCCAGAAGAAACGCGGGCGTTGACCGCGATGGCCGCGACCGCGGGACTGGCCGAGCGGGACGTCCGGCGTATCCACGAGGTCTTCGTCCGATCAATGCGCCGGGTCGCCGAAAGCGATGGCGCGATCACGTCTGCCGAGGAACGCGAGCTGCGTCAGGTGGCGACCGCGTTGCGCGTGCCGGATCTGGTGCGCGATCTGCGGGTGACCGAGACGGTCGTGGTGACTGGGCGGGCCGAGGGAATGCGTGTCCTGGTGCTGGGAGCCTCGCCTGCCGCCGACGAGTTGCGCGCGAGTTTGCTCTCGGTGGGCGTTCGCCTGGCCAAGAATCTCACCGCGTCGGTGACCCATCTGGTCGTCGGGGCCGAGGTCGTCGAAACGGAGCCGAGGCTGGGGCGTGCACGGGAACTGGGCGTCGCCGTGGTGCCGATGGCGGAGGCGGCAGCCCGGCTTGGGTTGAGCGCGCGACCTACTCCGCAGCGGCCGATCCCGGAACCGCGTCCAGTCGTGCTGGAGTCGGCAGTCACCTTTCCGCCGGTCGCGGCCGCGCCACCGATGTGGGAACCAGTGCGGCAGACCGTCCCAGTGCCGGTGCCAGCACGGCCTCGAAAAGAGCTGGTCTGGATCGGCCGCGGGGTGATGGCGGTGGGATTGTTCCTGATGTTCCTTACGGTGATCTCGATGTTCGGCGGCCTGTCGGTCGGCGGCGGTTTGTTCTTCGGCCTGTTCGGTCTCAGCGGTTTGCTCGGCGGCTGGGCTTTGGTGGACCGAAATTCACCACATCCAGCTAGTGGGGTTCCCCAATGA
- a CDS encoding AAA domain-containing protein produces the protein MRAKADDWAKKLIDLGFRNTLLYFRNTKTASLDLTAAEPAALAALASGGKVRLGQLLTEPKAHKDACTQARSISKRILLFREEQGVEVGKLAFGMVTTPAPVVSGASKVSKLRAPLVLRSVLIKARTASESDFTLELGDDAEVNPVLLHALDQQYGVDIDIDGFSAEADTLLGDSADYQQQVTAVFDKLVERARGQRVELGIENAVVVGLFNYEKLPMVNDLRAAGELLAGHELIAAMAGYQPAADELHAAAAAFSAPRVDEISPPHEYLVQDADSSQQRAVTTALAGHHVLIEGPPGTGKSQTIANIIAGAAAEGKTVLFVAEKRAALEAVMSRLEQVGLDNLVLDLHQQKLNRGQIAQQLAESLDQAAKEPPVDPGTVHERLADRRQRLVDYEAGLHSRRAPWGVTAREVQAKLLDIGSMYKSKHVFRGPQLYNLDHGVVQALSRDLRSFVDSGGARVLRGDSPWSNSPIRTEDDVRKALYELDELADKTLNRSRDGIQRLLAPTGLAQPHDVNGWQDVLAFLDQVEASVQAFGQDIFGGYLDRMFYATADRKTRARYPNQLPWSERRKLVKQLRAMSVHGVTKKAALHNALVTVVRQRDRWRELSGGRTEPAHVMGLEEAMRDYKELRRQLAAVALSAKLQNLESRPAQHVAEQLEELRADKNTLWQLPKLTQFRERFHALGLTELLNEAAARKANADQTWLMFERAWLASLDDEFKLRFPVLREFVGDQQTRFVAEFQAADREHRQLAARRIRRRVARVLLEAKNDYPQQAIVVREQANRKRGHKPTRKLVDEASEVLLALRPCWAMSPLVVSKMLPAAKLFDLVVFDEASQIRPHDAITSIMRGSKLVVAGDDKQLPPSSFFDKMLAGEDADDETDGGLDDYESILTSLRPKIPNTQMLRWHYRSADERLISFSNKEIYGNKLVTFPGMAQESPVTAEFVDGVVSPGQSGSSPAEVERVVQIVLQHAQLRPHESLGVIALGTKHQARIEQRLREVRRDRTDLDEFFSEEASSGKRFFIKNLESVQGDERDVIVLSVGVAKGVNGRINRTSFGPLNYEGSARRVNVAVTRAKRRMTIVSSFRAADLEPAEQVNGTELLRRYLDFAERRGEIDQVGRLAGGELNGFERAIHDALVSKGIMVFPQWGFSDYYIDFALAHRDDPGRMVLAVEADGDTYHRSESARDRDRLRQAHLENLGWRFHRLWSSAWFADPEGETEKIVRAWEDAIKYADSDPAPTEPEFVGEIVEPPALRRLSRPNVPVGLRTQEYSDRQLIELCRWLISDGLLLDRQERVDQARAELGFKKRGKIIDERLGRAVDIAQGLADKEED, from the coding sequence GTGCGAGCGAAAGCCGACGACTGGGCGAAGAAACTCATTGACCTCGGTTTTCGCAACACCTTGCTGTACTTCAGGAATACGAAAACGGCGAGCCTGGACCTGACAGCGGCGGAGCCTGCCGCGCTCGCCGCGTTGGCATCCGGCGGCAAGGTCCGGCTCGGCCAGCTGCTCACCGAGCCCAAAGCGCACAAGGACGCGTGCACGCAGGCCCGCAGCATCAGCAAACGGATACTGCTGTTCAGGGAGGAGCAAGGCGTCGAGGTCGGCAAGCTGGCTTTCGGCATGGTCACCACTCCGGCGCCGGTGGTCAGTGGCGCGAGCAAAGTGAGCAAGCTGCGTGCCCCGCTGGTACTTCGCTCGGTGCTCATCAAGGCGCGCACCGCCAGCGAGAGCGATTTCACTCTTGAGCTGGGCGATGACGCCGAGGTGAACCCGGTGCTCCTGCACGCGCTGGATCAGCAGTACGGCGTCGACATCGACATCGACGGATTCAGCGCGGAAGCGGACACCTTGCTCGGTGATTCCGCGGACTACCAGCAGCAGGTCACTGCGGTTTTCGACAAGCTCGTGGAACGGGCGAGGGGCCAACGGGTCGAACTAGGCATCGAGAACGCTGTCGTCGTCGGCTTGTTCAACTACGAGAAACTGCCGATGGTCAACGACCTTCGGGCCGCGGGCGAGCTGCTTGCCGGGCATGAGCTGATTGCGGCCATGGCGGGATACCAGCCAGCGGCAGACGAGTTGCACGCAGCCGCGGCTGCCTTCTCCGCGCCCCGCGTGGACGAGATTTCCCCGCCGCACGAATACCTCGTGCAGGACGCGGACTCTTCGCAGCAACGAGCCGTCACCACGGCGCTCGCCGGACATCACGTACTGATCGAAGGCCCTCCGGGTACCGGCAAGAGCCAGACCATCGCGAACATCATCGCCGGCGCCGCGGCTGAAGGTAAGACGGTGTTGTTCGTCGCTGAGAAACGGGCCGCACTGGAAGCGGTCATGTCGAGGCTTGAGCAGGTAGGCCTCGACAACCTGGTGCTCGACCTGCATCAGCAGAAGCTCAACCGCGGGCAGATCGCGCAGCAGCTCGCTGAGAGCCTCGACCAGGCTGCCAAGGAACCGCCGGTCGACCCGGGGACGGTGCACGAGCGGCTGGCGGATCGGCGGCAGCGGCTAGTCGACTACGAAGCCGGCCTTCATTCGCGCCGGGCTCCGTGGGGTGTCACCGCCCGTGAAGTGCAAGCAAAGCTGCTGGATATCGGATCCATGTACAAGAGCAAGCACGTCTTCCGCGGACCGCAGCTGTACAACCTCGACCACGGCGTCGTTCAGGCGCTCAGCAGGGACCTGCGCAGCTTTGTCGACTCCGGTGGTGCCAGGGTCCTGCGTGGTGACTCACCATGGTCGAACTCGCCGATCCGCACGGAGGACGACGTCCGCAAGGCGTTATACGAGCTCGACGAACTGGCCGACAAAACACTCAACCGCAGCCGCGACGGTATCCAGCGGCTGCTCGCGCCGACCGGTCTCGCGCAGCCTCACGACGTCAACGGCTGGCAGGACGTGCTCGCGTTTCTCGATCAGGTCGAGGCCAGCGTGCAGGCCTTCGGGCAGGACATCTTCGGGGGCTATCTCGATCGGATGTTCTACGCGACCGCGGACCGCAAGACCAGGGCGCGCTATCCGAACCAGTTGCCGTGGAGCGAGCGTCGCAAATTGGTCAAGCAGTTGCGGGCGATGTCCGTGCACGGCGTCACCAAGAAGGCGGCGCTGCACAACGCGCTGGTGACCGTCGTCCGGCAACGAGACCGCTGGCGGGAACTCAGCGGCGGGCGCACCGAGCCCGCACACGTGATGGGCCTGGAAGAAGCCATGCGTGACTACAAAGAGTTGCGTCGTCAGCTTGCCGCGGTCGCCCTGTCGGCGAAGTTGCAGAACCTCGAGAGCAGGCCGGCGCAACACGTCGCCGAGCAGCTCGAAGAGCTGCGCGCGGACAAGAACACGTTATGGCAACTGCCGAAGCTGACTCAGTTCCGCGAGCGGTTTCACGCACTCGGGCTGACCGAGTTGTTGAACGAGGCTGCCGCGCGAAAGGCTAACGCAGACCAGACCTGGCTGATGTTCGAACGGGCTTGGCTGGCTTCGCTCGACGACGAGTTCAAGCTGCGTTTTCCGGTGCTGCGCGAGTTCGTCGGCGACCAGCAGACCAGATTCGTCGCTGAATTCCAGGCTGCCGACCGGGAACATCGACAGCTCGCGGCCAGGCGGATCAGGCGGCGGGTGGCGCGGGTGCTGCTCGAAGCCAAGAACGACTATCCGCAGCAGGCGATCGTCGTTCGCGAGCAGGCCAACCGGAAGCGCGGTCACAAACCAACTCGTAAGCTCGTCGACGAGGCCTCCGAGGTGTTGCTCGCCTTGAGGCCGTGCTGGGCGATGTCACCGCTGGTGGTCAGCAAGATGTTGCCGGCCGCGAAGCTGTTCGACCTGGTCGTCTTCGACGAAGCCAGCCAGATCCGGCCCCATGACGCGATCACCTCGATCATGCGTGGCAGCAAACTGGTCGTGGCCGGTGACGACAAGCAGCTGCCGCCATCGAGCTTCTTCGACAAGATGCTTGCCGGCGAAGATGCTGACGACGAGACCGACGGCGGTCTTGACGACTACGAGTCGATCCTCACCTCGCTGCGCCCGAAGATCCCGAACACCCAGATGCTTCGCTGGCACTACCGCAGCGCGGACGAACGCCTGATCTCGTTCTCGAACAAGGAGATCTACGGGAACAAACTGGTCACCTTCCCCGGTATGGCCCAGGAAAGCCCGGTGACCGCGGAGTTCGTCGACGGTGTCGTTTCGCCCGGTCAGTCCGGCTCGTCGCCTGCAGAGGTGGAGCGGGTCGTGCAGATTGTGCTGCAGCACGCCCAATTGCGGCCGCACGAGAGCCTTGGTGTGATCGCGCTCGGCACCAAACATCAGGCTCGCATCGAACAACGCCTTCGTGAGGTCAGGCGAGATCGTACGGACCTCGATGAATTCTTCTCCGAGGAGGCCAGTTCCGGGAAACGGTTCTTCATCAAGAACCTCGAAAGTGTGCAGGGGGATGAACGTGATGTCATCGTGCTCAGCGTCGGTGTGGCCAAAGGCGTCAACGGCAGGATCAACCGCACGAGTTTCGGTCCGCTCAACTACGAAGGCAGCGCCAGGCGGGTCAACGTCGCGGTCACGCGAGCCAAACGGCGGATGACGATCGTCTCCTCGTTCCGCGCCGCCGATCTTGAGCCTGCCGAACAGGTCAATGGGACCGAGCTGCTGCGCCGTTACCTCGATTTTGCCGAGCGCCGAGGCGAAATCGACCAGGTGGGCCGCCTGGCAGGCGGGGAACTCAACGGATTCGAACGGGCGATCCACGACGCACTGGTCAGCAAGGGAATCATGGTCTTTCCCCAGTGGGGGTTCTCCGACTACTACATCGATTTCGCGCTGGCGCATCGCGACGACCCAGGACGAATGGTGCTGGCGGTTGAAGCGGACGGTGACACCTATCACCGCTCGGAAAGCGCACGCGATCGTGACCGGCTTCGGCAGGCGCATCTGGAAAATCTTGGCTGGCGTTTTCATCGGCTTTGGTCGTCGGCCTGGTTCGCCGATCCAGAGGGTGAAACCGAGAAAATCGTGCGGGCATGGGAAGACGCCATCAAGTACGCGGACAGTGATCCTGCGCCGACCGAGCCCGAGTTCGTGGGGGAAATCGTTGAGCCGCCCGCGCTCCGGCGACTTTCCCGACCGAACGTGCCGGTCGGGCTGCGGACTCAGGAGTACAGCGACCGACAGCTCATCGAGTTGTGCCGATGGCTCATCTCCGACGGTCTGCTGCTGGACCGTCAGGAACGCGTCGACCAGGCGCGGGCGGAACTCGGCTTCAAGAAGCGCGGCAAGATCATCGATGAACGACTCGGCCGGGCAGTGGACATCGCGCAGGGGCTTGCCGACAAGGAGGAGGATTAA